In Microcaecilia unicolor chromosome 1, aMicUni1.1, whole genome shotgun sequence, the following are encoded in one genomic region:
- the HDDC3 gene encoding guanosine-3',5'-bis(diphosphate) 3'-pyrophosphohydrolase MESH1 isoform X1, which translates to MGSEAAQLLEVADFAAKKHKSQRRKDAEGTPYINHPIGVARILSHEAGVTDIAVLQAALLHDTVEDTDTTFLEIEERFGKEIRQIVEEVTDDKTLPKTERKRLQVEHAQHSSQRAKLVKLADKLYNLRDLNRCTPIGWSEQRVQEYFIWASQVVNGLRGTSPVLEEKLDQLFRERGVPL; encoded by the exons ATGGGCTCCGAGGCTGCCCAGCTATTGGAGGTCGCTGATTTCGCTGCCAAGAAGCACAAAAGCCAGCGGCGGAAGGATGCCGAAGGGACGCCGTACATTAACCATCCGATCG GTGTTGCTAGAATTTTATCTCATGAGGCTGGTGTGACAGATATTGCAGTGCTACAG GCAGCTCTCCTTCATGACACAGTAGAAGATACAGACACCACGTTTTTAGAAATTGAAGAGCGGTTTGGTAAGGAGATTCGGCAGATAGTGGAGGAAGTGACAGATGACAAGACGTTACCAAAGACGGAGAGAAAGCGGTTGCAAGTTGAACATGCCCAGCACAGCAGCCAGCGTGCCAAGCTGGTGAAACTAGCTGACAAGCTGTACAATCTCCGAGATCTTAATCGCTGCACCCCCATAG GCTGGTCAGAACAGCGGGTCCAAGAATATTTCATTTGGGCATCACAAGTGGTGAATGGTCTGCGAGGGACAAGCCCAGTGTTGGAGGAAAAGCTGGACCAGCTATTCAGGGAGAGGGGAGTGCCACTTTAA
- the HDDC3 gene encoding guanosine-3',5'-bis(diphosphate) 3'-pyrophosphohydrolase MESH1 isoform X2, which yields MAVMKNWCEITGLKLRLGKSGVARILSHEAGVTDIAVLQAALLHDTVEDTDTTFLEIEERFGKEIRQIVEEVTDDKTLPKTERKRLQVEHAQHSSQRAKLVKLADKLYNLRDLNRCTPIGWSEQRVQEYFIWASQVVNGLRGTSPVLEEKLDQLFRERGVPL from the exons atggcagttatGAAGAACTGGTGTGAAAtcacaggactaaaactaagactggGCAAATCTG GTGTTGCTAGAATTTTATCTCATGAGGCTGGTGTGACAGATATTGCAGTGCTACAG GCAGCTCTCCTTCATGACACAGTAGAAGATACAGACACCACGTTTTTAGAAATTGAAGAGCGGTTTGGTAAGGAGATTCGGCAGATAGTGGAGGAAGTGACAGATGACAAGACGTTACCAAAGACGGAGAGAAAGCGGTTGCAAGTTGAACATGCCCAGCACAGCAGCCAGCGTGCCAAGCTGGTGAAACTAGCTGACAAGCTGTACAATCTCCGAGATCTTAATCGCTGCACCCCCATAG GCTGGTCAGAACAGCGGGTCCAAGAATATTTCATTTGGGCATCACAAGTGGTGAATGGTCTGCGAGGGACAAGCCCAGTGTTGGAGGAAAAGCTGGACCAGCTATTCAGGGAGAGGGGAGTGCCACTTTAA